A window from Oncorhynchus mykiss isolate Arlee chromosome 9, USDA_OmykA_1.1, whole genome shotgun sequence encodes these proteins:
- the LOC110532147 gene encoding coiled-coil domain-containing protein 22: protein MDEVDKILIHSLRQTGTDVGKDVQSVKHFTSELIVEAVVRCLRVIDPALGSGLCPSLPPGMSARFRVGMSLAQACQDLGYKGEIGYQTFLYSNEPEIRSLLMFLVEKLPRESAEASDQPAGKSALLQKSIAAQIKAQLALPWLSPSCRLPLLCKTQNPGPSHSFHSQTLSLPHCLKVPGKRQLKEENDYHRDFLPPVTAQPSQHASVPASLLEQHAGELSAAQEWENEWNSQGLLSRLTPEEYRSRKRARLQKRIEEQLRTAAQTRPDTLGAHGSGSDLTELLQSFGGSPLIGDILAKGTRFTHTEKFTFTEEPEKAAKQMAAAANSLPSSHQSEEDLQARQQEELASLQQQLQQLSLSLEEVGGDMRQLTVSIHQVSDELKQKELSNTEEEDSVRVKKQTIYLLPDGENNLAKLQALVEGSAERVVNLAAQWEKHRAPLIDEHRRLKELCSNQAMESSRKLSEIKELHEKISQSAEEAKKKEGLYKQLITEFENLPKDISRSAYTARILEIVGNIRKQKEEITKILSDTKELQKEINSLTGKLDRTFAVTDELVFKDAKKDESVRKSYKYLAALHENCTQLIQTIEDTGTIMREIRDLEEQIETENGKKTVSNLEKILEDYKAIRQENSALAAKIREA, encoded by the exons ATGGATGAAGTTGATAAGATTTTAATTCACTCGCTTAGACAGACTGGCAC GGACGTGGGGAAGGATGTGCAGAGTGTGAAGCACTTCACCAGTGAGCTGATAGTGGAGGCGGTGGTGAGATGTCTGCGAGTGATCGACCCGGCTCTGGGAAGCGGACTGTGCCCCTCCTTACCCCCAGGCATGTCTGCCCGCTTCCGTGTTGGCATGAGCCTGGCACAGGCCTGTCAG GACCTTGGCTACAAGGGAGAGATTGGCTACCAGACCTTTCTGTACAGCAATGAGCCAGAGATCCGCTCCCTGCTCATGTTCCTAGTGGAGAAGCTGCCCAGAGAAAGTGCTGAGGCCTCGGACCAACCAGCAG GTAAATCGGCCCTCCTCCAGAAATCCATAGCTGCCCAGATTAAAGCTCAACTGGCCTTGCCCTGGCTCTCTCCATCCTGCAGACTACCCCTCCTCTGTAAAACACAG AACCCAGGACCGTCCCACAGTTTCCACTCTCAGACCCTTAGTTTACCCCACTGCCTCAAAGTGCCTGGGAAAAGGCAATTGAAAG AGGAAAATGACTACCACAGGGACTTCCTTCCCCCTGTAACTGCCCAGCCGTCGCAGCATGCCTCTGTGCCGGCCTCCCTGCTGGAGCAGCATGCAGGGGAGCTCAGTGCCGCCCAGGAGTGGGAGAACGAGTGGAACAGCCAAGGCCTTCTTTCCCGTCTCACACCCGAG GAATATCGCTCCAGGAAGCGTGCTCGTCTGCAGAAGCGGATCGAAGAGCAGCTACGCACTGCGGCCCAGACCCGCCCGGACACCCTCGGTGCCCACGGGTCGGGCTCTGACCTCACAGAGCTGCTGCAGTCCTTCGGGGGCTCTCCCCTCATTGGTGACATCCTCGCCAAGGGCACCCGCTTCACCCACACTGAAAAATTTACTTTCACAGAG gagCCTGAGAAAGCTGCCAAGCAGATGGCAGCAGCGGCCAACTCCCTCCCCAGCTCACATCAGTCGGAGGAGGATCTGCAGGCCCGACAGCAGGAGGAGCTGGCCTCCCTGCAGCAGCAGCTACAGCAGCTCTCCCTCAGCCTAGAGGAGGTGGGCGGAGACATGAGGCAGCTCACTGTGTCCATACATCAG GTGTCAGATGAGCTGAAGCAGAAAGAGCTGAGCAACACGGAGGAGGAGGACTCTGTGCGGGTAAAGAAGCAGACCATATACCTGCTGCCGGACGGGGAGAACAACCTGGCCAAGCTGCAGGCCCTAGTGGAGGGAAGTGCCGAGCGAGTGGTCAACCTGGCCGCCCAGTGGGAGAAACACAGAGCTCCACTTATCGATGAGCACCGCAGGCTCAAGGAGCTCTGCAGCAACCAAGCG ATGGAGTCCTCCCGAAAGCTATCTGAAATCAAAGAGCTTCATGAAAAAATCAGTCAATCTGCGGAGGAGGCCAAGAAGAAGGAGGGACTGTATAAACAACTG ATAACAGAGTTTGAGAATCTCCCCAAAGATATCTCCCGCTCAGCGTACACTGCCAGGATCCTGGAGATCGTTGGCAACATCCGGAAACAGAAGGAAGAAATTACAAAG ATTCTGTCTGACACTAAGGAGCTGCAAAAAGAGATTAACAGCCTGACTGGAAAACTGGACCGAACATTTGCTGTGACTGATGAGCTGGTCTTCAAG GATGCGAAAAAAGATGAGTCTGTCCGCAAATCCTACAAGTACCTGGCAGCCTTGCATGAG AACTGCACTCAGTTGATCCAAACTATTGAGGACACTGGCACAATCATGAgagagatcagagacctggaggaaCAG ATTGAAACAGAGAATGGTAAAAAGACTGTAAGCAACCTGGAGAAGATCCTGGAGGACTACAAAGCCATTCGCCAGGAGAACTCTGCTCTGGCTGCCAAGATCAGAGAGGCCTGA